A section of the Paenibacillus yonginensis genome encodes:
- a CDS encoding thiol-disulfide oxidoreductase DCC family protein — translation MHSEEQHNKRGQSGEKAVGARCGVPIDEYSIVLVDGVCSLCQGLVRFVIEHDPQANFRFASLQSETGRKLLHQYGIPLAEIRGTKRDQAVTPHPGPDAEGENTPEYKTVVLIEQGRYYLRSDAALRIAAKLKSPWNLTRFLRVIPRQVRDGLYHYIALRRYKWFGKDETCLVPSPEITRRFLDQG, via the coding sequence ATGCATTCAGAGGAACAACACAACAAACGTGGGCAGTCTGGGGAAAAAGCGGTTGGCGCCCGCTGTGGCGTGCCTATTGACGAGTACTCAATTGTCCTTGTTGACGGCGTCTGCAGCCTTTGCCAGGGATTAGTCCGCTTTGTAATCGAGCATGATCCGCAAGCGAATTTCCGGTTTGCTTCCCTGCAGTCTGAGACCGGGAGAAAGCTGCTGCACCAGTATGGTATTCCTTTGGCTGAAATTCGCGGAACGAAGCGTGACCAAGCCGTTACTCCCCATCCGGGTCCGGATGCGGAAGGGGAGAACACGCCGGAATATAAAACGGTGGTGCTGATTGAGCAGGGGCGTTATTATCTCCGTTCGGATGCGGCGCTCCGGATTGCAGCTAAATTAAAATCTCCTTGGAATCTGACCCGTTTCCTTCGGGTGATTCCCCGTCAGGTCAGAGACGGTTTGTACCATTATATAGCCCTCCGGCGCTATAAATGGTTCGGCAAGGATGAAACCTGCCTGGTTCCTTCTCCGGAAATAACACGAAGGTTTCTGGATCAGGGTTGA
- a CDS encoding organic hydroperoxide resistance protein — MEALYTAKVKVHGGRTGSIESSDGVLKHNLSMPKELGGSGGEGTNPEQLFAAGYGACFESALANVARKEKIKLEGVEVDSQVTIGKDEADGGFQLSVQLDVKIPNVDKSQAQELLHKAHQFCPYSKATRGNIVVKLNAVD, encoded by the coding sequence ATGGAAGCTTTGTATACAGCAAAAGTTAAAGTTCACGGCGGCCGGACAGGATCAATTGAATCTTCGGACGGGGTGCTGAAACATAATCTTTCGATGCCTAAAGAGCTTGGCGGATCCGGCGGCGAAGGCACAAATCCCGAGCAGCTGTTTGCCGCAGGTTACGGAGCCTGCTTTGAAAGCGCGCTGGCCAATGTGGCCCGCAAGGAGAAGATCAAGCTTGAAGGGGTGGAAGTGGACAGCCAGGTGACGATCGGCAAAGACGAAGCGGACGGCGGCTTCCAGCTATCGGTTCAGCTGGATGTCAAGATTCCGAACGTGGACAAAAGCCAGGCCCAGGAGCTGCTGCACAAGGCCCACCAGTTCTGCCCGTACTCCAAGGCAACAAGAGGCAATATCGTTGTGAAGCTGAATGCGGTCGATTAG